In Raphanus sativus cultivar WK10039 chromosome 5, ASM80110v3, whole genome shotgun sequence, the following proteins share a genomic window:
- the LOC108859596 gene encoding secretory carrier-associated membrane protein 2-like isoform X1, whose protein sequence is MKKPILLRIIQVLLLQATPPISSLSHLNLMIVVVLPSISLWIPKRYPIFNTFSIFFLPHDLILICCLCLKDIRAKEMELQAKENELNRKEQELKRREDAIAKTGVVIEEKNWPEFFPLIHHDIPNEIPIHLQKIQYVAFTTLLGLVGCLLWNIVAVTVAWIKGGGPTIWLMSIIYFISGVPGAYVLWYRPLYRASRTDSALKFGTFFVFYVFHIAFCGFAAVAPPVIFQGKSLTGFLPALELITTNAAVGILYFIGAGFFCIETFLNIWVIQQVYAYFRGSGKAAQMKREAATSTLMRAL, encoded by the exons ATGAAGAAACCAATCCTTTTGCG GATAATACAAGTGCTACTCCTGCAAGCAACTCCTCCTATCTCAAGCCTCTCCCACCTGAACCTCATGATCGTGGTGGTGCTACCATCGATATCCCTTTGGATTCCGAAAAGGTACCCTATCTTCAATACcttctccattttttttttgcctcatGATCTTATTTTAATTTGCTGTTTATGTTTGAAGGATATTCGAGCTAAAGAGATGGAGCTTCAGGCTAAGGAGAACGAATTGAACCGGAAAGAGCAG GAGCttaaaagaagagaagatgcaATAGCGAAAA CTGGAGTTGTCATTGAGGAGAAGAACTGGCCAGAGTTTTTCCCTCTAATTCATCATGACATCCCTAACGAGATTCCGATTCACTTACAGAAGATCCAATACGTCGCATTCACCACCTTGTTAG GATTAGTAGGATGTCTCTTGTGGAATATTGTGGCAGTAACTGTAGCTTGGATCAAAGGAGGAG GTCCCACTATATGGCTTATGTCAATCATCTACTTCATTTCTGGGGTCCCTGGTGCTTACGTCTTATGGTATCGTCCTCTTTACCGAGCTTCCAG AACTGATAGTGCCCTGAAGTTTGGAACATTCTTCGTGTTTTACGTG TTCCACATTGCATTCTGCGGCTTTGCTGCAGTTGCTCCACCAGTCATCTTTCAAGGGAAGTCTCTCAC AGGTTTCTTGCCAGCACTTGAGCTTATAACTACTAATGCTGCGGTCGGA ATATTGTATTTCATTGGGGCGGGGTTCTTCTGCATCGAAACATTTCTCAATATCTGGGTGATTCAGCAAGTATATGCGTACTTCAGAGGGAGTGGCAAAGCTGCACAGATGAAACGCGAAGCTGCAACGTCGACCTTGATGCGTGCACTATGA
- the LOC108859596 gene encoding secretory carrier-associated membrane protein 2-like isoform X2 translates to MARQDSNPFADEETNPFADNTSATPASNSSYLKPLPPEPHDRGGATIDIPLDSEKDIRAKEMELQAKENELNRKEQELKRREDAIAKTGVVIEEKNWPEFFPLIHHDIPNEIPIHLQKIQYVAFTTLLGLVGCLLWNIVAVTVAWIKGGGPTIWLMSIIYFISGVPGAYVLWYRPLYRASRTDSALKFGTFFVFYVFHIAFCGFAAVAPPVIFQGKSLTGFLPALELITTNAAVGILYFIGAGFFCIETFLNIWVIQQVYAYFRGSGKAAQMKREAATSTLMRAL, encoded by the exons ATGGCACGACAAGATTCTAATCCATTTGCTGATGAAGAAACCAATCCTTTTGCG GATAATACAAGTGCTACTCCTGCAAGCAACTCCTCCTATCTCAAGCCTCTCCCACCTGAACCTCATGATCGTGGTGGTGCTACCATCGATATCCCTTTGGATTCCGAAAAG GATATTCGAGCTAAAGAGATGGAGCTTCAGGCTAAGGAGAACGAATTGAACCGGAAAGAGCAG GAGCttaaaagaagagaagatgcaATAGCGAAAA CTGGAGTTGTCATTGAGGAGAAGAACTGGCCAGAGTTTTTCCCTCTAATTCATCATGACATCCCTAACGAGATTCCGATTCACTTACAGAAGATCCAATACGTCGCATTCACCACCTTGTTAG GATTAGTAGGATGTCTCTTGTGGAATATTGTGGCAGTAACTGTAGCTTGGATCAAAGGAGGAG GTCCCACTATATGGCTTATGTCAATCATCTACTTCATTTCTGGGGTCCCTGGTGCTTACGTCTTATGGTATCGTCCTCTTTACCGAGCTTCCAG AACTGATAGTGCCCTGAAGTTTGGAACATTCTTCGTGTTTTACGTG TTCCACATTGCATTCTGCGGCTTTGCTGCAGTTGCTCCACCAGTCATCTTTCAAGGGAAGTCTCTCAC AGGTTTCTTGCCAGCACTTGAGCTTATAACTACTAATGCTGCGGTCGGA ATATTGTATTTCATTGGGGCGGGGTTCTTCTGCATCGAAACATTTCTCAATATCTGGGTGATTCAGCAAGTATATGCGTACTTCAGAGGGAGTGGCAAAGCTGCACAGATGAAACGCGAAGCTGCAACGTCGACCTTGATGCGTGCACTATGA